The following are encoded together in the ANME-2 cluster archaeon genome:
- the cfbA gene encoding sirohydrochlorin nickelochelatase → MTEKIGILALGHGSKLPHNKEVVTGVANLIAEKYENAVVRVGFMNMNGPTMDEGLKAFEGTGVSTIVAVPIFLAHGVHTTEDIPQILGISREDRKTTIQLNGNDITLVYAEPLGADPLIAELAYKRALEALD, encoded by the coding sequence ATGACTGAGAAAATCGGAATACTGGCACTGGGACATGGAAGCAAGCTCCCACACAATAAAGAAGTAGTAACCGGAGTTGCCAACCTTATCGCTGAGAAATATGAAAATGCGGTTGTCAGGGTCGGATTCATGAACATGAACGGCCCAACCATGGACGAGGGACTGAAAGCCTTTGAGGGTACCGGAGTATCCACCATCGTGGCAGTGCCAATATTCCTGGCACACGGTGTACATACCACAGAAGACATTCCCCAGATACTGGGTATCAGCCGTGAAGACCGCAAGACCACCATCCAGCTCAACGGCAATGATATTACCCTGGTATATGCCGAGCCCCTGGGTGCCGACCCGCTGATAGCAGAACTGGCATACAAGAGGGCACTGGAAGCACTGGATTAA